The following proteins are co-located in the Peromyscus eremicus chromosome 13, PerEre_H2_v1, whole genome shotgun sequence genome:
- the Gbx2 gene encoding homeobox protein GBX-2, with translation MSAAFPPSLMMMQRPLGSSTAFSIDSLIGSPPQPSPGHFVYTGYPMFMPYRPVVLPPPPPPPPALPQAALQPALPPAHPHHQIPSLPTGFCSSLAQGMALTSTLMATLPGGFSASPQHQEAAAARKFAPQPVPGGGNFDKAEALQADAEDGKAFLAKEGSLLAFSAAEAVQASLVGAVRGQGKDESKVEDDPKGKEESFSLESDVDYSSDDNLPGQTAHKEEDPGHALEETPQSGGAAGSTTSTGKNRRRRTAFTSEQLLELEKEFHCKKYLSLTERSQIAHALKLSEVQVKIWFQNRRAKWKRVKAGNANSKTGEPSRNPKIVVPIPVHVSRFAIRSQHQQLEQARP, from the exons ATGAGCGCAGCGTTCCCGCCGTCGCTGATGATGATGCAGCGCCCGCTGGGGAGTAGTACCGCCTTTAGCATAGACTCGCTGATCGGCAGCCCGCCTCAGCCCAGCCCCGGCCATTTCGTCTACACCGGCTACCCCATGTTCATGCCCTACCGGCCGGTGGTGCTAccgccgcctccgccgccgcctcCCGCGCTGCCCCAGGCGGCGCTGCAGCCGGCGCTGCCACCCGCGCACCCTCACCACCAGATCCCCAGCCTGCCCACCGGCTTCTGCTCCAGCCTGGCGCAGGGCATGGCACTCACCTCCACGCTCATGGCCACGTTGCCCGGTGGCTTCTCTGCGTCGCCCCAGCACCAAGAGGCGGCGGCCGCCCGCAAGTTCGCTCCGCAGCCAGTGCCTGGAGGCGGCAACTTCGACAAAGCCGAGGCGCTTCAAGCCGATGCGGAGGACGGCAAAGCCTTTCTGGCCAAGGAGGGCTCGCTGCTTGCTTTCTCTGCGGCCGAAGCGGTGCAGGCGTCGCTCG TCGGGGCTGTCCGAGGGCAAGGGAAAGACGAGTCAAAGGTGGAAGACGACCCGAAGGGCAAGGAGGAGAGCTTCTCTCTGGAGAGCGATGTGGACTACAGCTCAGATGACAATTTGCCTGGCCAGACAGCTCATAAGGAGGAAGATCCCGGGCACGCACTGGAGGAGACCCCGCAGAGCGGCGGTGCAGCAGGCAGTACCACATCCACCGGCAAGAACCGGCGGCGGCGGACTGCCTTCACCAGCGAACAgctgctggagctggagaaagAATTCCACTGCAAAAAGTACCTCTCCCTGACCGAGCGCTCCCAGATCGCCCACGCCCTCAAACTCAGCGAGGTGCAGGTAAAAATCTGGTTCCAGAACCGCCGGGCCAAGTGGAAACGCGTCAAGGCAGGCAACGCCAATTCCAAGACCGGGGAGCCCTCCCGGAACCCCAAGATCGTCGTCCCCATCCCTGTCCACGTCAGCAGATTCGCTATTCGAAGTCAGCACCAGCAGCTGGAGCAGGCCCGACCCTGA